One stretch of Chryseobacterium sp. LJ668 DNA includes these proteins:
- a CDS encoding DUF4270 family protein: MKKAFTILSMVIFGGMLVYNCEPDPDSLGEQLFLDGATEGHEVPYDVIAYNIDNNDSIRSDASKLGLATLGAFTESQFGMQKAAYYTQLRLPAYDPDFGGSAEVDSVVLVIKPLYASDSLTTTTDENYIYPDGSVPAKKIINRYPATKYGRTKLNGGNLTVNVQEVTEFLNGYTDIAYSNKAYLANQLLGSKVFNGYVNSVAITKDSDNSSLFTSDVGFRIPLDPIFFKTKIIDKKGQPELKDVSNFIRYFRGLKISVNDSDGYLVQFSPSTVELIMYYKSLDTGATAKTQKKYAFSVGNGNVHVGNYVYDRSDSALETASTGNPTGDTKLFAQAMGGNSIGIKFPVATIEALKTLYQKNKAAIISAKIRMYTDKDAWKSHLKKPTILTIVQKDIDRKTDPSNPKETTNFTNDLLALVTTPNFAYIKAYDLDKNPAYYDFTVTQSLKDIVESPESGVEYYKDKYFKIDMGNFLQSSTGSTLAGYQFTSRNFSLDRAVFIGSDTGNSDKIQLRVTYGTK; the protein is encoded by the coding sequence ATGAAAAAAGCCTTCACTATACTTTCAATGGTGATTTTTGGAGGGATGTTGGTTTACAATTGCGAACCTGATCCGGATTCTTTGGGTGAGCAATTATTTTTAGATGGCGCTACAGAGGGCCATGAAGTTCCTTATGATGTTATCGCTTATAACATTGATAATAATGACAGTATCAGAAGTGATGCTTCAAAATTAGGTTTAGCGACTTTAGGAGCTTTTACCGAAAGTCAGTTTGGGATGCAAAAAGCAGCTTATTATACTCAGCTTAGACTTCCTGCTTATGATCCTGATTTTGGGGGAAGTGCTGAAGTTGATTCTGTAGTATTGGTCATTAAGCCTTTGTACGCTTCAGATTCACTTACGACTACGACAGATGAAAATTATATTTATCCGGATGGTTCTGTGCCTGCTAAAAAAATAATTAACAGATATCCTGCAACCAAATATGGAAGAACAAAATTAAATGGAGGTAATCTGACTGTAAATGTACAAGAGGTTACAGAATTTTTAAATGGATACACAGATATTGCTTATTCAAATAAGGCTTATCTAGCAAACCAACTATTAGGTTCTAAAGTTTTCAACGGATATGTAAATTCTGTTGCTATTACTAAAGATTCAGACAACAGTTCATTGTTTACATCTGATGTTGGCTTTAGAATTCCACTTGACCCTATTTTCTTTAAGACGAAGATTATTGATAAAAAAGGACAGCCTGAATTGAAAGATGTTTCCAATTTCATCAGATATTTCAGAGGTTTAAAAATTTCTGTAAATGATAGTGATGGATATCTGGTTCAGTTTTCACCTTCAACTGTGGAGTTGATCATGTATTATAAATCTCTTGATACCGGTGCAACTGCAAAAACTCAAAAGAAATATGCTTTCTCAGTTGGTAACGGAAACGTACATGTTGGAAACTATGTGTATGATAGAAGCGATTCTGCATTGGAGACAGCAAGCACTGGAAATCCTACTGGAGATACTAAACTTTTCGCACAGGCAATGGGAGGTAATTCTATAGGAATTAAATTTCCTGTGGCAACGATTGAAGCGCTTAAAACTTTGTATCAAAAAAATAAAGCAGCGATTATCAGTGCAAAAATAAGAATGTATACTGATAAGGATGCATGGAAGAGTCATCTTAAAAAACCTACAATTTTGACAATCGTTCAAAAAGATATTGATAGGAAAACAGATCCTTCTAATCCTAAAGAAACAACAAATTTCACAAATGATTTGTTAGCGCTTGTAACTACACCTAATTTTGCTTACATTAAAGCATATGATTTAGATAAAAATCCTGCTTATTACGATTTTACAGTAACACAATCTTTGAAAGATATTGTTGAATCACCTGAATCGGGAGTAGAATATTATAAGGATAAATATTTCAAAATAGATATGGGTAATTTCCTGCAATCTTCTACCGGAAGTACATTGGCAGGATACCAGTTTACTTCGAGAAATTTCTCTTTAGATAGAGCTGTTTTCATCGGATCAGATACTGGAAATTCTGATAAAATTCAATTACGAGTTACCTACGGTACAAAATAA
- a CDS encoding glycogen/starch synthase codes for MPNQKILYITTEMYPYQEDTNLGTVVNKMALKMHQEGNDVRVFMPRFGQISERKFQLHEVIRLSGMNIIINDLDQPLIIKVASLPGERLQVYFIDNEEYFKRKQYYFDDEGAAFPDNDERAIFFARGVIETIKKLNWVPDVIHLNGWMASFIPVYLKTFYQSDTYFKDAKIVLSLYNEKDAPLDKSIVEKLQFDNISGLEALNTPSFQSFVIESMKYVDEVVKGDEFLEGDLDKAFNETSTSKSEYLDIDSISKLY; via the coding sequence ATGCCCAATCAGAAAATACTGTACATTACCACAGAGATGTACCCTTATCAAGAAGATACAAATTTAGGAACAGTGGTAAACAAAATGGCACTTAAAATGCACCAAGAAGGCAATGATGTAAGAGTTTTTATGCCAAGATTCGGACAGATAAGTGAAAGAAAATTTCAGCTTCACGAGGTAATCCGCCTTTCTGGGATGAATATTATCATTAACGATTTAGATCAGCCCCTGATTATTAAAGTAGCATCTCTTCCGGGAGAAAGATTGCAGGTTTATTTTATCGACAACGAAGAATATTTTAAAAGAAAACAATATTATTTTGATGATGAAGGCGCTGCCTTTCCTGATAACGATGAACGCGCAATTTTCTTTGCCAGAGGCGTTATAGAAACAATCAAAAAGCTTAATTGGGTACCGGACGTTATTCACCTTAACGGCTGGATGGCTTCTTTTATTCCGGTTTATTTAAAAACTTTTTATCAATCTGATACTTATTTTAAGGATGCAAAAATTGTTCTTTCATTATACAATGAGAAAGATGCTCCTTTGGATAAAAGTATTGTTGAAAAATTGCAGTTTGATAATATTTCGGGATTAGAGGCGTTAAATACTCCTAGTTTTCAAAGCTTTGTAATCGAAAGTATGAAATATGTGGATGAAGTGGTAAAAGGAGATGAGTTTTTAGAAGGCGATTTAGATAAAGCTTTCAATGAAACCTCCACTTCTAAATCTGAATATTTAGACATAGATTCTATCAGTAAACTATATTAA
- the panC gene encoding pantoate--beta-alanine ligase — translation MEVLRNKKTLQDFIERQKEMGKKIGFAPTMGALHNGHLSLYEAARTENDLVISSIFVNPTQFNNAEDLKKYPRDVDRDLSMLEKSGLVDAVYIPEVQDIYPEKAESLHYDFDGLENEMEGKSRPGHFDGVGTVVEELFRQVKPDNAYFGEKDFQQLAIIRKMTEKKQLHINIVGVDIYRAENGLALSSRNQRLTESRRDEAKIIYETLVKVNDWFRVVSVSEIKNRVKDIFDDQKGMNLEYFMIADEKTLKETDFFYKDKLYRAFIVVVVDGVRLIDNMHLD, via the coding sequence ATGGAAGTTCTAAGAAACAAAAAAACACTTCAAGACTTTATTGAAAGACAAAAAGAAATGGGAAAGAAAATTGGTTTTGCCCCGACGATGGGTGCGTTACACAATGGTCACCTTTCTTTGTATGAAGCTGCACGTACAGAAAATGATTTGGTGATTTCTTCAATATTTGTGAACCCCACCCAATTTAACAATGCGGAAGATTTAAAAAAATATCCGAGGGATGTAGACAGAGACCTCTCTATGCTTGAGAAATCAGGTTTGGTAGATGCCGTTTATATTCCCGAAGTGCAAGATATTTATCCCGAGAAAGCAGAAAGCCTGCATTACGATTTTGATGGCTTAGAAAACGAAATGGAAGGAAAATCCCGGCCCGGACACTTTGATGGTGTAGGAACTGTTGTTGAAGAGCTATTCAGACAGGTAAAACCCGACAATGCCTATTTTGGCGAGAAAGATTTTCAGCAATTGGCAATCATCCGTAAAATGACCGAAAAAAAACAACTTCATATCAATATTGTAGGAGTAGATATTTACAGGGCGGAAAACGGATTGGCTTTAAGCTCAAGAAACCAAAGATTGACAGAGAGCAGGAGAGATGAAGCTAAAATCATCTATGAAACATTAGTAAAAGTAAATGATTGGTTTAGAGTAGTTTCTGTTTCCGAAATAAAAAATAGAGTAAAAGATATTTTTGATGACCAAAAAGGCATGAATCTTGAATACTTCATGATCGCTGACGAAAAAACTTTGAAAGAAACCGATTTTTTTTATAAAGATAAATTGTACAGGGCGTTTATCGTCGTGGTGGTAGATGGTGTGAGATTAATCGACAATATGCATCTAGATTAG
- a CDS encoding shikimate kinase, giving the protein MIISLVGYMGSGKSHISKILSEKINFKLIDLDREISKRNKMTIPEIFEKKGEIYFRKLERETLEEILATEENIVLSLGGGTPVYYNNMEIINHNSKSIFLRSSVNTLVERISKQKEKRPLIANISDENLPEFIAKHLFERNEFYRKAQFIIGTDSKQPEEIMNEIIDKLYL; this is encoded by the coding sequence ATGATAATTTCACTGGTCGGATACATGGGAAGTGGCAAATCTCACATTTCCAAAATTTTAAGCGAAAAAATTAATTTTAAACTCATCGACCTTGATAGAGAAATTTCTAAGCGGAATAAAATGACGATCCCCGAAATCTTCGAAAAAAAGGGCGAAATCTATTTCCGCAAGCTTGAAAGAGAAACATTAGAAGAGATTCTGGCAACCGAAGAAAACATTGTTTTGAGCTTGGGCGGAGGAACACCTGTTTATTACAACAATATGGAAATCATTAACCATAATTCTAAAAGCATTTTTCTAAGATCATCTGTCAATACTTTAGTGGAAAGAATTTCAAAACAAAAGGAGAAAAGGCCCTTAATTGCAAATATTTCAGACGAAAACCTTCCCGAGTTTATTGCTAAACATCTCTTCGAGAGGAATGAATTTTACCGTAAAGCTCAATTCATCATCGGGACAGATTCTAAACAACCTGAAGAAATCATGAACGAGATCATTGATAAATTATATTTATGA
- a CDS encoding RNA-binding S4 domain-containing protein has protein sequence MRIDKFLWSIRFYKTRSIATDEIKKNRVSIGDSVVKSSKEVKEGDVIKIRKNQIDYKIKVIQIPKSRIGAKLVSLHIKDVTDKEQYEILKVRKMTQSYYRDRGEGRPTKKDRREIDGYVENDVDADFTDWDDFFGENNSEEEKDS, from the coding sequence ATGAGAATAGATAAATTTTTATGGAGTATTCGCTTTTACAAGACCAGAAGTATTGCTACGGATGAGATCAAAAAGAACAGAGTATCAATAGGAGACTCTGTAGTAAAGTCGTCTAAAGAGGTGAAGGAGGGTGATGTAATAAAAATCCGTAAAAATCAGATCGATTATAAAATAAAAGTCATACAGATCCCCAAAAGCAGAATTGGGGCAAAATTAGTTTCCCTACATATTAAAGATGTTACCGACAAAGAGCAGTATGAGATATTGAAAGTCCGCAAAATGACTCAAAGCTATTACCGCGACAGAGGTGAAGGAAGACCTACCAAAAAAGACAGAAGAGAAATTGATGGCTATGTAGAAAATGATGTTGATGCAGATTTTACAGACTGGGATGATTTTTTTGGGGAGAATAATTCGGAAGAAGAAAAAGATTCATAA
- the mtaB gene encoding tRNA (N(6)-L-threonylcarbamoyladenosine(37)-C(2))-methylthiotransferase MtaB, with the protein MSHIHRTAAFHTLGCKLNFAETSTIARQLTDAGYDKVGFDGKADVYVINTCSVTENADRECKLHVKRAMKANPEGLVVIIGCYAQLKPEEISQITGVDLVLGAKEKFNILSYLDDLEKSQSEGVVHSCEIEETDFFIGSYSIGDRTRAFLKVQDGCDYKCTYCTIPLARGISRSDTIENVLKNAKEIAEKGIKEIVLTGVNIGDYGKGEFGNKKHEHTFLDLIKELDQVDGIERIRISSIEPNLLKDESIELVSKSKSFVPHFHIPLQSGSDDLLKKMKRRYLTRLYNNRVNKIREVMPDAAIGVDVIVGFPGETEELFMETYNFLNELPISYLHVFTYSERENTEAAEMDGAVPIPERKRRNKMLRILSEKKKMAFYQTQLGQTLPVLWEHENKDGKMYGFTKNYVRVQKDFDSASVNQIEFLKLEKIESDGTVSVQSSYESFLSKV; encoded by the coding sequence ATGTCTCACATTCACAGAACTGCCGCATTTCATACGCTTGGCTGCAAATTAAATTTTGCGGAAACATCTACCATTGCCCGCCAATTGACAGATGCAGGTTACGATAAGGTAGGTTTTGATGGGAAAGCAGATGTGTATGTTATCAACACATGTTCGGTGACAGAAAATGCCGACCGCGAGTGTAAGCTTCATGTAAAAAGAGCAATGAAAGCCAATCCTGAAGGTCTGGTTGTCATTATAGGATGTTATGCTCAATTAAAACCGGAAGAAATTTCACAGATTACGGGCGTAGATTTGGTTCTTGGAGCCAAAGAAAAATTCAATATTTTAAGTTATCTTGATGATCTGGAAAAGTCTCAAAGTGAGGGTGTTGTGCATTCTTGCGAAATTGAAGAAACAGATTTCTTCATTGGAAGCTATTCTATCGGAGACCGAACGCGAGCTTTCCTGAAAGTTCAGGATGGCTGCGATTACAAATGCACATATTGTACAATTCCTTTAGCCAGAGGGATTTCCCGTTCGGATACTATTGAAAATGTTCTTAAAAACGCTAAGGAAATTGCTGAAAAGGGCATCAAAGAAATTGTTCTTACAGGTGTAAACATCGGAGATTACGGTAAAGGCGAGTTTGGAAATAAAAAGCATGAGCATACTTTTTTAGATTTAATTAAAGAATTAGATCAGGTTGACGGTATCGAAAGAATCCGTATTTCGTCAATCGAACCGAATCTTTTGAAAGATGAAAGCATTGAGTTGGTATCTAAAAGTAAAAGCTTTGTTCCGCATTTTCACATTCCGCTGCAATCGGGAAGTGATGATTTATTGAAAAAAATGAAGCGTCGCTATCTGACCAGATTATACAACAACAGAGTCAATAAAATACGCGAGGTGATGCCCGATGCGGCCATTGGTGTTGATGTCATTGTTGGCTTTCCGGGTGAAACAGAAGAACTATTTATGGAAACTTATAACTTTCTAAATGAACTTCCGATTTCTTATCTGCACGTTTTTACCTATTCTGAAAGAGAAAATACGGAAGCCGCAGAAATGGATGGTGCAGTTCCGATTCCTGAAAGAAAACGACGCAACAAAATGTTGAGAATTCTTTCTGAGAAAAAGAAAATGGCATTCTACCAGACTCAGCTTGGGCAAACACTTCCTGTACTTTGGGAACACGAAAATAAGGACGGAAAAATGTACGGTTTCACAAAAAATTATGTGAGAGTGCAGAAAGATTTTGATTCGGCATCTGTTAATCAGATTGAATTCTTAAAATTAGAAAAAATAGAGTCTGATGGTACAGTTTCTGTGCAATCGTCTTACGAAAGTTTTTTATCAAAAGTATAA
- a CDS encoding nuclear transport factor 2 family protein, with product MNCMVSHFMQDLNSLNIEKLEKWFTDETVLWIPPTEEISGKTRILALFRAIFRRYENIEWSVSEIFPLGNNKFFYQTNSLGNMYGKGTYKNEICTIIQFSECGKIQYLSDYFKDTNIFN from the coding sequence ATGAATTGTATGGTTAGCCATTTTATGCAGGATTTAAATTCCCTGAATATTGAAAAGCTGGAAAAATGGTTTACTGACGAAACTGTATTATGGATTCCGCCCACAGAAGAAATTTCTGGTAAAACCAGGATTTTGGCTTTGTTCAGAGCTATTTTTAGACGTTATGAAAATATCGAATGGAGCGTATCTGAAATTTTCCCCTTAGGAAATAACAAATTTTTTTATCAGACCAATTCTTTAGGGAATATGTATGGAAAAGGCACGTACAAAAACGAAATTTGCACTATTATTCAATTTTCAGAATGCGGAAAAATTCAGTATCTATCAGATTATTTTAAAGATACCAATATTTTTAATTAA
- a CDS encoding T9SS type B sorting domain-containing protein, with protein MKKTLLFILFCISQSLFSQADCSTALTVCGNSTINYGPTGIGAVNESLGGCLTTGEHNSIWYKLTIATSGTLTFNLVPNDPDADYDWAIYGPNVACGSLGTPIRCNAATVLGVGASTGLNMTSTITNAAGGSLTPYCQYLDVVAGQTYYLYIDNWVGAGASTVAPFSLTWGGTATLASPFTHPALQPNPFVAPGVPAANPADPKEVIICVSPAVFDFNTLTAGILNGNPNFVISYHTTQNDALAGTNPITAPITVNTTTVYYYSIRYQDPVNPTNPINFCRQIGPFKFKQGNINALDKTLLACNNNKTGTAVFNLTSAAVFTGPNVTIKYYPTMANLNAGTLEITNPTQYVSAGGVIYALVKTAEGCSDTAAITLNFYPEVVVNDAVLRFCALQQNLVTAAFNLTTANVTLQTGITKKYYKSLQDAINGTNEISTPAAYIAPSGVVYIKVTDGNGCYAVAKVTLEVIPPVYSAILKDKIICIEDKTTLDAGVGFDGYEWSTGATTQIITNVGVGTYWVKLKTGECISYQTVKVYASEQPVVTSVEISNTTVTVNVNGGNAPYKYSMDNINWQDSNVFNNISRGDHVIYVKDSYDCEPITVNIVVPNLINVITPNGDGINDIIDYSALGHKQNLVFNIFDRYGNKIFQADKLNNYKWDGTSGGKKVPTGNYWYSVIWNENDQKNTLFKYTGWVMVKNRE; from the coding sequence ATGAAAAAAACTCTACTTTTTATTTTGTTTTGTATTTCGCAGAGCTTATTTTCTCAGGCAGATTGTTCGACGGCATTAACGGTCTGTGGAAATTCTACAATTAACTACGGCCCGACAGGAATCGGAGCGGTAAATGAGTCATTAGGCGGCTGTCTAACTACCGGAGAGCATAACTCTATATGGTACAAACTTACCATTGCTACAAGTGGAACATTGACTTTCAATTTGGTTCCTAATGATCCGGATGCAGATTATGACTGGGCAATCTACGGGCCTAATGTAGCGTGCGGAAGCTTAGGTACGCCTATTCGCTGTAATGCTGCAACAGTACTCGGAGTAGGAGCGTCTACAGGTCTGAATATGACCAGTACGATTACCAATGCTGCCGGAGGTTCACTCACACCTTATTGTCAGTACTTAGATGTAGTAGCAGGTCAGACATATTATTTATACATCGATAACTGGGTAGGTGCCGGCGCAAGTACGGTTGCTCCATTTTCTTTAACCTGGGGAGGTACGGCTACATTGGCTTCGCCATTTACACATCCTGCATTGCAGCCTAATCCATTTGTTGCTCCGGGAGTTCCTGCAGCAAATCCTGCTGATCCAAAAGAGGTCATCATTTGCGTAAGTCCTGCGGTTTTTGATTTCAATACACTTACAGCTGGAATTCTCAATGGAAACCCCAATTTTGTAATTTCTTATCATACTACACAGAACGATGCATTGGCCGGAACAAACCCAATCACAGCACCTATTACCGTAAATACTACAACAGTTTACTATTACAGCATACGGTACCAGGATCCAGTGAATCCAACAAATCCGATTAATTTTTGTAGACAAATAGGTCCTTTTAAATTTAAGCAGGGCAATATAAATGCTCTTGATAAAACATTATTGGCCTGTAACAACAACAAAACGGGTACAGCGGTTTTTAATCTTACATCGGCGGCAGTTTTTACAGGTCCAAACGTGACCATAAAATATTATCCGACAATGGCTAACCTGAATGCAGGTACACTTGAAATCACCAATCCTACTCAGTATGTATCTGCAGGCGGGGTGATATATGCTTTAGTGAAAACAGCCGAAGGATGCTCTGATACGGCTGCAATTACATTGAATTTTTATCCGGAAGTAGTGGTTAATGATGCCGTTTTACGCTTCTGTGCACTACAGCAAAATTTAGTTACTGCAGCGTTTAATCTTACTACAGCAAATGTGACGTTACAAACCGGGATCACAAAAAAATATTATAAATCTTTGCAGGATGCAATAAATGGAACCAATGAAATATCAACACCTGCCGCATATATCGCTCCAAGCGGTGTCGTTTACATTAAAGTGACTGATGGAAATGGATGTTACGCTGTTGCTAAAGTTACATTAGAAGTAATTCCTCCTGTTTATTCGGCAATTTTAAAGGATAAAATCATCTGTATTGAAGATAAAACCACTCTTGATGCAGGTGTAGGATTCGACGGATATGAATGGAGTACCGGCGCAACAACACAGATCATCACAAACGTGGGTGTTGGAACATACTGGGTAAAATTAAAAACAGGAGAATGTATCTCATATCAAACGGTAAAGGTATATGCTTCTGAGCAGCCCGTCGTAACAAGTGTAGAAATCTCAAATACCACAGTTACCGTAAATGTCAACGGCGGTAATGCTCCTTACAAATATTCTATGGATAATATCAATTGGCAGGATTCTAATGTGTTTAATAATATTTCGAGAGGTGATCATGTTATTTATGTAAAAGATTCTTATGATTGCGAACCAATAACGGTCAATATTGTAGTTCCTAATTTAATCAACGTGATTACGCCCAATGGTGACGGCATCAACGATATCATTGATTATTCTGCTCTAGGACATAAACAAAATTTAGTGTTCAATATATTTGACAGATATGGGAATAAAATCTTCCAGGCAGATAAATTAAACAATTATAAATGGGATGGAACATCAGGAGGTAAAAAAGTTCCTACCGGAAATTATTGGTATTCTGTAATATGGAACGAAAATGATCAGAAGAATACCCTATTCAAATATACAGGTTGGGTAATGGTGAAAAACAGAGAATAA
- the glgP gene encoding alpha-glucan family phosphorylase has product MDFKNFKIPYSIDEKYSKKIAYFSMEFALEQVLKIYSGGLGFLAGSHMRSAYNLKQDLVGIGILWKFGYYDQARNHDQTLQPTWTRKMYSFLEDTGIKFQIEIHSAPVWVKVWYLDPEIFHTAPMFFLSTDVPENDHISKTISHKLYDANESTKLAQYILLGKGGAKLIDELNIEREVYHLNEAHGLPAAFYLLKKYDGNLKKVKEKLVFTTHTPEEAGNEKHNLKLCYDMSYFSGMSMEEAKKLEGSDGELFNHSLCALKMARIANGVSQLHGVVSRAMWSKYSGICEIKSITNAQEFKYWSDKQLYNAKDENDETVFDYRKKTLKKRLFNIVADQTGNLFNPNVFTIVWARRFAGYKRADLLLHDKDRFYKLLNNPKYPVQIIWAGKPYPMDYSSISTFNTLVEESKNHANMAVLTGYELSLSKSLKQGSDLWLNNPRVPREASGTSGMSAAMNGSVNLSTDDGWIPEFAKHGENSFVVPKCDYEKMSIYEQDNYDLNALYEILEKEILPTYYDEPKKWRKIQQNAMNDVKDQFNSDRMADEYYEVLYNQKM; this is encoded by the coding sequence ATGGATTTTAAAAACTTTAAAATACCTTACAGCATTGACGAGAAGTATTCTAAAAAAATTGCCTATTTTTCGATGGAATTTGCCCTTGAGCAAGTACTAAAAATATATTCCGGTGGATTGGGATTTCTCGCAGGCTCTCACATGAGAAGCGCTTACAATCTGAAACAGGATTTGGTAGGAATTGGCATTCTTTGGAAATTCGGCTATTACGATCAGGCAAGAAATCATGATCAGACCTTACAGCCGACATGGACGAGGAAAATGTACAGCTTTTTGGAAGATACAGGGATTAAATTTCAGATTGAAATTCACAGCGCACCAGTTTGGGTAAAAGTATGGTATCTTGACCCTGAAATTTTCCATACAGCGCCGATGTTTTTTCTTTCTACAGACGTTCCGGAAAATGATCATATCTCAAAAACAATCAGCCATAAACTATATGATGCCAATGAATCTACGAAGTTGGCTCAATATATTTTATTGGGAAAAGGTGGTGCAAAACTAATAGATGAGCTTAATATCGAAAGAGAAGTGTATCATTTAAATGAAGCACACGGGCTTCCTGCAGCATTTTATCTGTTAAAAAAATACGATGGAAATCTTAAAAAAGTAAAAGAAAAATTAGTTTTCACGACACATACACCAGAAGAAGCCGGGAACGAAAAGCATAATCTTAAATTATGCTACGATATGTCGTATTTTTCAGGCATGAGTATGGAGGAAGCGAAAAAACTGGAAGGTTCTGACGGTGAGCTTTTCAATCATTCTCTCTGTGCATTAAAAATGGCAAGAATAGCCAATGGAGTTTCTCAGCTTCACGGTGTGGTTTCCAGAGCGATGTGGAGTAAATATTCTGGAATTTGCGAGATCAAATCAATTACCAATGCTCAGGAATTTAAATATTGGTCTGATAAGCAGCTTTATAATGCGAAAGACGAAAACGATGAAACTGTTTTTGATTACCGCAAAAAAACCTTGAAGAAAAGACTTTTTAATATTGTTGCAGACCAAACGGGAAATCTGTTTAATCCAAACGTTTTTACCATTGTCTGGGCTAGAAGATTTGCAGGATACAAACGTGCAGATCTGCTGCTTCATGATAAAGACAGATTTTATAAACTGCTGAACAATCCGAAATATCCGGTGCAGATTATTTGGGCAGGAAAGCCTTATCCAATGGATTATTCTTCTATTTCAACATTCAATACTTTGGTAGAAGAAAGTAAAAACCACGCAAATATGGCCGTTTTGACGGGTTATGAATTATCTTTAAGCAAATCTCTGAAACAAGGCTCAGATTTGTGGCTCAACAACCCGAGAGTGCCAAGAGAAGCTTCGGGAACTTCTGGGATGTCTGCTGCAATGAACGGCTCGGTAAACCTGTCGACTGACGATGGATGGATTCCTGAATTTGCAAAACATGGTGAAAATTCTTTCGTCGTCCCCAAGTGTGATTACGAAAAAATGAGTATTTACGAACAGGATAATTATGATCTTAATGCATTATATGAAATCCTTGAAAAGGAAATCCTTCCTACTTATTATGACGAGCCGAAAAAATGGCGAAAAATACAGCAAAATGCTATGAATGATGTCAAAGACCAGTTCAACAGCGACCGAATGGCTGATGAATATTATGAAGTTCTTTACAACCAGAAAATGTAA
- a CDS encoding DUF6496 domain-containing protein codes for MSKTKYSEKAQEKVGKVMKEFKDGKLKSSSGKKVTDKKQAVAIGISEAREKGLKVPKEKKKKD; via the coding sequence ATGAGCAAGACTAAATATTCAGAGAAAGCTCAGGAAAAAGTGGGAAAGGTGATGAAAGAATTTAAAGATGGAAAGCTCAAGTCATCATCCGGCAAGAAAGTGACAGATAAAAAGCAGGCAGTAGCCATCGGAATATCTGAAGCACGTGAAAAAGGTTTGAAAGTACCTAAAGAGAAAAAGAAAAAAGATTAA